The following coding sequences are from one Cetobacterium sp. ZOR0034 window:
- a CDS encoding toxin-antitoxin system YwqK family antitoxin, with protein MKKKWVIGFLVTNIMLFNLSFSNLRKESINKKQLKNQIVYIINEKTPFSGELIGEGIKEQYENGVKNGVFHGFVYDKDEKYIYEGRYINGIKHGVWTLKYLNGETRAVIKYNYDKPNGQWTYFYKNKNMEEYENLEDGILHGRLVKYSEKGELLTKVEYQHGLLDGEATFFYKGEVLETLTNFKYGKIEGKIKIFSADGLQMLEGEYKNNRRDGIWKFFYKTGDIKTIVNYNNGLKHGDVIIYDKAGLVAQKTTFVKGDEVNSEGKVITKNTELKDSIVDRFKKFNRNLKYEKYDKLLSEME; from the coding sequence TTGAAGAAAAAATGGGTTATAGGATTTTTAGTTACAAACATTATGCTATTTAATCTTTCCTTTTCTAATTTAAGAAAAGAGAGTATAAATAAAAAGCAATTAAAAAATCAAATTGTATACATAATTAATGAAAAAACACCTTTTTCAGGAGAATTGATAGGTGAGGGTATAAAAGAACAATATGAAAATGGAGTGAAAAATGGAGTTTTTCACGGTTTCGTTTATGATAAGGACGAGAAATATATCTACGAAGGGAGATATATCAACGGAATAAAACATGGGGTTTGGACACTAAAGTATTTAAATGGAGAAACAAGAGCCGTAATAAAATATAACTATGATAAACCTAATGGTCAATGGACATATTTTTATAAGAATAAAAATATGGAGGAGTATGAAAATTTAGAAGATGGAATATTGCATGGGAGACTAGTTAAATACTCTGAAAAAGGAGAGTTGTTAACTAAAGTAGAATATCAACATGGGCTTTTAGATGGCGAAGCAACTTTCTTTTATAAAGGTGAGGTTTTAGAAACCTTAACTAATTTTAAGTATGGAAAGATTGAAGGGAAAATAAAAATATTTTCAGCAGATGGTTTACAGATGTTAGAAGGGGAATATAAAAATAATAGAAGAGATGGAATCTGGAAATTTTTCTATAAGACAGGAGATATTAAAACTATTGTAAACTATAATAATGGTTTAAAACATGGTGATGTTATTATATATGATAAAGCTGGATTAGTAGCTCAGAAAACAACTTTTGTTAAAGGGGATGAGGTAAATTCAGAAGGTAAAGTTATAACTAAAAATACAGAGTTAAAGGATTCAATAGTTGATAGATTTAAGAAATTTAATAGGAATTTAAAGTATGAAAAATATGATAAGTTATTAAGTGAAATGGAGTGA
- a CDS encoding ABC transporter substrate-binding protein, whose translation MILFVLVTALSFGEAELYFDDIQFDEYSGEVERQSIENNTLKIVQAVKVATLDPIYMKDQYSIRTVNYLYDTLFVYDTNDKVVSNLIETWNWKDDRLLELKIRDGVYFHNGDKMLAVDVKNSFDRMLTNGIFKDFFNDIQNIRVISERELEIKLKARNNLFLSMLTYYMCSITKVVDGKIYGTGPYKLDKITNKELFLSKNQSYFKNYKGANEIEILSEVSDRKRALLYFNDAVDVVLDITPKQIDEWKKEGIIDKSVVLEENKELDTIAIIFGKRNKTFENRKTREVLNKIINRDELIKNIFTEKAARTFFPESLFEAKLSLIKKSEGVEIETIENELIKKEIEITVLNDDLSLKIANNLKIQLEKKGIKAIVSPYQQEAYLMKMENQDYEIAIYNIIFDERYLIYNLGRVMVHDIGDKGMYNATLPFVEILKDERQKVDRDKIYDKIVSLISKNIPYIPLIHRERVSIERERINI comes from the coding sequence TTGATTCTATTTGTTTTAGTAACAGCATTATCTTTTGGTGAAGCAGAGTTGTATTTTGACGATATTCAATTTGATGAATATAGTGGTGAGGTAGAGAGGCAGAGTATAGAAAATAATACTTTGAAAATAGTTCAGGCTGTAAAAGTAGCAACTTTAGATCCTATTTATATGAAGGATCAATATTCAATAAGAACTGTGAACTATCTATACGACACATTATTTGTTTATGATACCAACGATAAAGTTGTTTCGAATCTAATAGAAACTTGGAATTGGAAAGATGATAGACTTTTAGAATTAAAAATAAGAGATGGCGTATATTTCCATAATGGTGATAAAATGTTAGCAGTAGATGTAAAAAATTCTTTTGATAGAATGCTTACTAATGGAATTTTTAAGGATTTTTTTAATGATATTCAGAATATAAGAGTTATTTCAGAAAGAGAATTAGAGATAAAACTAAAAGCAAGAAATAATCTATTTTTATCAATGTTGACATATTATATGTGCTCTATAACAAAGGTAGTTGATGGAAAAATATACGGAACAGGACCGTATAAATTAGATAAGATTACAAATAAAGAGCTCTTTTTATCTAAAAATCAAAGTTATTTTAAAAATTATAAAGGAGCAAATGAAATAGAAATTTTATCAGAGGTTAGTGATAGAAAAAGAGCACTTTTATATTTCAATGACGCTGTCGATGTAGTTTTAGATATAACACCAAAGCAGATTGATGAATGGAAAAAAGAAGGGATTATAGATAAAAGTGTTGTACTTGAAGAGAATAAGGAGTTAGACACAATTGCTATAATTTTTGGTAAAAGAAACAAAACTTTTGAAAATAGAAAAACTAGAGAAGTTCTAAATAAAATCATAAATAGAGATGAGTTGATAAAAAACATATTTACAGAAAAAGCAGCTCGAACATTTTTCCCTGAAAGTTTATTTGAAGCAAAGCTTTCTTTAATAAAAAAAAGTGAGGGAGTAGAAATAGAAACAATAGAAAATGAGTTGATAAAAAAAGAGATTGAAATAACAGTTTTAAACGATGATCTTTCTTTAAAGATAGCTAACAATTTGAAAATTCAATTAGAGAAAAAAGGAATAAAAGCCATAGTTTCACCATATCAACAAGAGGCTTATCTGATGAAAATGGAAAATCAGGACTATGAGATTGCAATATATAATATTATTTTCGATGAAAGATATTTAATATATAATTTGGGAAGAGTTATGGTTCATGATATCGGAGATAAAGGGATGTATAATGCGACACTACCATTTGTAGAAATTTTAAAAGATGAAAGACAAAAAGTAGATAGAGATAAAATATATGATAAAATAGTATCTTTGATTTCAAAGAATATTCCTTATATTCCTTTAATACATAGAGAAAGGGTTTCGATTGAAAGAGAAAGAATAAACATATAA